AGTGTTGTCTAGGGAGTCAATAGTTGTTACTGTCTCAGTAGAATCTTCAATAGCACTTAATTGTTTTAAAGTATTGAAGGCTGCACCATTCGAATAAAAACGATTTGATCCAAAGTAACGGTTGTAAGCAGTTCCAGTCGCTTGATAAATGGTGCCTGAAATATTTTCTTGACTTGGGCAGTAAAATACTGATCCTTCAAAGTTGTCTCTATCTGTAGTGTCTATTTTTAGGTATTCTGCAATGTAGAGTTGCCAGCCTTTCCAGGTGTTTGATGTAGGATGATCAACTGTAGGGAAGTAATCATCATGATCATCGACGTACATGAAAATGGCAGTGTTCATCTGTTTATGTTGAGAGTTACATACAGCTTGTTGAGATTGTTTACGAGCTTTACCCAGAGCCGGTAGGATGAGGGAGGCTAAAATGCCAATGATCGCAATGACGACCAAAAGTTCGATGAGGGAGAATTTATTAGTTTTCATATCGGATTCCTTTGTAGTGCTTTGTTTCAAGAGGAATCGCAACGCAATGAAAGGTTTTGACAGTCTTTTCATTTTCATTTTATAATGACTTATCTGAGCACAGCTCTCATGAGTGGAGTTTAATAATAATCTGTTATTAAGAATGCTTGGGTAAATGTACTTTATATGTAATATTTAGTCTTTATGATCGTATTATTAGTATGTAGATATAGAAAAGGGCCCATGATTCTAAATAATATACAAGCAGCTGTTTTTGATATGGATGGCCTTCTTCTCGATACGGAGAGGATATGTTGTGAAATCTTGACGCAAGTCTTCAAAGAATATGATCAAGAATTATCTCTCGATGAGTATCGTTCTTTGATAGGTTTAAATAGTCGAGAAGTTCGTTTGCGAATCGCGCAAAAACTGGGGCCGACTCATGACTTGGAGCCATTCGTCAAGCTTTGGAAAAGTCGCTATTTTGTGCAAACAGTTGAGAAAGCGGCGCCCGTGAAACAAGGAGTTGTTGCTTTGTTGGAGTACTTGAAACAAGAAGAAATTCCGATGGTGGTGGCGACATCTACAGACCATGCAACAGCGGAAAAAAAGTTGGCCAAAGCGGGGCTAATAAAATATTTTTCTATTCTTGTTGGTGGAGATCAAATCGAGCATAGTAAGCCCGCTCCAGATATTTATTTAAGCGCGGCCCAAAAACTTGGAGTCGATTCATTAAATTGTTTGGCCTTTGAAGATTCACGTTACGGAGTGGAGGCGGCGTTGAATGCGGGCATGCAAACGATTCACATTCCCGATATGCTTGAACTTCCCCAGGGCTTACTTGAGCGTTGTGCGGGTGTTTATCGTGATTGCGGAGATTTTTTAAATATTTTCGATAAGGTAAATACTTAATTGAAACTTTTTCCCTTCTTTCTCTTTTTTACGCTCATGAGCTATGGGTGGTGTGCTGTTGATTTGATTGAGTCAAAATGTTGCCGATGCCATAAACCTGGAAAAGAAAAGGGTGGCTTAGATTTACAATCATTATTACCAAAAGAGCAAGGTCATTTGCGGTCACCGCAAAAATGGAAACGTGCTTGGAGCTATTTAAAGAGCCATGAGATGCCTCCGCAAGATAGTAAAAAAATCAGCTTAGAAGATCGGGAAAATATGACTGTTTGGCTCGAGGATAGCTTGAGTAAAACCTACATGTCCATAGATCCTGAAATTAGTGCTCTAAAACCTAGGCGTTTAAATAAGCAGGAGTACCAGAATACGCTTCAAGACTTGCTCTACCTCAGTAAGGCTCCGAGTTTAAACCTGCCTTCCGATAACTCTGGTTACGGCTTTGATAATATTGCCGAGCTCCTTAGTGTGACCTCACTTTCAATGGAAAAGTATTTGAAATATAGTAAACAAGTTCTTGATCAAGCCATTTTAGATGAATTACCCCAGCATAAAGAGTGGACTTTTGATGTCGAAAGTATGACGCGTTTGCCAAAAGCAAGTGGGCGAGTTATTGAAGATGTTCACCATGTGTGGGCGAATGGTAGTTTGTCGGTGAATTTCACTCTAAAGCATCAAGGTAAATACAGAATTCAGATGAAAGCAGAGGGAGACCAGGCAGGTGATGAAAAGGTCCAGGTTGAAATAGCAGTCAATGACAAGAAACTAAAAACTATTGATGTAAGTGCCGAAGAAACTAAAGCGGAAGGCTATTCTTTGGATGTGGACTTAGAACCTGGGACTCATAAAGTGAAGGTTTCCTTTATAAACGATTATAATCATCCTCTTCACGGCGATCGCAATTTCCATTTTCATAACTTAAAGATTAGTGGACCTCAAAAACTTCCTGCAATCCCTCAAAGCCATCAGCGCTTGGTACCAAAGGATCAAAAATTTGATGTGATTCTTAAACGTTTCATGGAGAGGGCCTACCGGCGTCCTGTAAGTGTGAAAGAATCAGAGAGCTTTAATCGAGTTTACAAGGAATTACGTGCTCAAGGAGATGGGCATTTGAAAGCTTTGAAAAGCTGTTTTTTGGCGGTCTTAGTTTCACCAAAATTTTTGTTTCGAGTCGAGCAAAAACCTAAAGCAGCAATAACAATGCTCAACGATTACGAGTTAGCTTCGCGTTTGTCATACTTTTTGTGGTCCAGCATGCCCGATGAAAGGCTTTTTCATTTAGCTCAAAAAAATGACTTGAATAAGGTCGAAGTTTTAAGGACCGAAGTGAAACGCATGCTGGAGTCTTATCGAGCAAAACAATTTGTGAAGAATTTTTCGGGTCAGTGGTTACAAGTGAGAAATTTAGAATTTGTGGATGTGAGTAACCGCAAATTCCCAGCTTGGAATGGCGGGCTTAAAGAGTCTATGAAAATGGAAGTCTACGCGTACTTCTCTTATGTGTTAGAAAATAACTTGCCGCTGAGTTTTTTTATCCGTGGGTATCAATTATTTATCAATGAAAAGCTGGCGAAGCACTATGGAGTTAAAGGTAAATATCAATGGAATATAAAAGCAGTCCCTGCTTTTGCGGGGCGCGATAGTATTTTGTCAACGGCATCTGTTTTAACAGTGACTTCAGAGGCGTCGAGAACAAGTCCCGTTAAACGAGGAAAATGGATACTGGAAGAAATGTTGGGTTTCACACCACCTCCGCCACCTCCCGGAGTTTCGGCTTTAGAAGAAGGTGATGAGAATCATGTGGGAATGACGATTTCTCAGCAACTTGCCAAGCATAGAGAAGATCCAGATTGCGCGGTTTGTCATTTGCGAATGGATCCATTAGGACTGAGTTTTGAAAACTACAATCCCATCGGCCAATGGCGCGATACTTATGAATTAGGGAAAGCGATTGATTTAGGAGGACGCTTACCCGACGGAAGTCAATTAAGTGGTTTGGCTGATGTGCAAAATTACTTAATGAATAACGAAACTGAGTTTCAGCATACAGTGATAGAAAAGCTAATGATATACGCCTTGGGTAGGGGCTTAGAGCCTGGTGATTATCGGACGCTTTATGAGATTCACCAAAAAACACTTGAAAACTCCTGTCGTCTCGAAGATGTTATTATAGAACTTGTTTTATCAAAAGTCTTTAGGTATAAATCTTAATATGAAAATCTTATCCAAGGTGAAAGTTATTTATGAATGCGTTTGATCAGTTTAGTCGCCGTCGAGTGATTCAAGTTGCGGGACTCGCCATGAGCTTGCCCTGGCTCGAGACTTTTGCAGATAAGAAACAGGATATAGCTAAAACACGAGCAGTATTTATTTTTCTGCCGAATGGAGTTTGGTCTCCTGACTGGAAGCCGGAGCAAGCAGGCGCCGGCTATACGATGCCAGCGAGTTTGAAAAGTTTAGAAGAGTACAGAAAAGATTTCCTTCTTCTGAGTAATCTAGGTCATGAAAAAGCTCGTTCGAATGGTGATGGCGCAGGTGATCACGCACGAAGTAGTGGGACCTTTTTAACGGCGCGTCAAATTCGTAAAACTTCCGGGAAAAATATCCAAGCAGGGGTATCATTTGATCAAGTTTTGGCATCGCAAATTAGAGGTGAATGTACTTTTGATTCCTTAGAATACTCCATGGAATCGGGGGGCGTGGCAGGTCAATGTGATTCGGGTTATAGCTGTGCTTATGTAAATAATATTTCTTGGGCCAATGCTCAACTTCCCTTAGCGCGCGAGAGTGGTGTACGCGATGCTTTTGAACG
This genomic stretch from Lentisphaera araneosa HTCC2155 harbors:
- a CDS encoding prepilin-type N-terminal cleavage/methylation domain-containing protein, yielding MKTNKFSLIELLVVIAIIGILASLILPALGKARKQSQQAVCNSQHKQMNTAIFMYVDDHDDYFPTVDHPTSNTWKGWQLYIAEYLKIDTTDRDNFEGSVFYCPSQENISGTIYQATGTAYNRYFGSNRFYSNGAAFNTLKQLSAIEDSTETVTTIDSLDNTDYNSASNTKDKPVGYRHKGGVNVAWVDGHVSWQSTEFMSAGKNGENHYYYLFDKP
- a CDS encoding HAD family hydrolase; its protein translation is MILNNIQAAVFDMDGLLLDTERICCEILTQVFKEYDQELSLDEYRSLIGLNSREVRLRIAQKLGPTHDLEPFVKLWKSRYFVQTVEKAAPVKQGVVALLEYLKQEEIPMVVATSTDHATAEKKLAKAGLIKYFSILVGGDQIEHSKPAPDIYLSAAQKLGVDSLNCLAFEDSRYGVEAALNAGMQTIHIPDMLELPQGLLERCAGVYRDCGDFLNIFDKVNT
- a CDS encoding DUF1592 domain-containing protein, translated to MKLFPFFLFFTLMSYGWCAVDLIESKCCRCHKPGKEKGGLDLQSLLPKEQGHLRSPQKWKRAWSYLKSHEMPPQDSKKISLEDRENMTVWLEDSLSKTYMSIDPEISALKPRRLNKQEYQNTLQDLLYLSKAPSLNLPSDNSGYGFDNIAELLSVTSLSMEKYLKYSKQVLDQAILDELPQHKEWTFDVESMTRLPKASGRVIEDVHHVWANGSLSVNFTLKHQGKYRIQMKAEGDQAGDEKVQVEIAVNDKKLKTIDVSAEETKAEGYSLDVDLEPGTHKVKVSFINDYNHPLHGDRNFHFHNLKISGPQKLPAIPQSHQRLVPKDQKFDVILKRFMERAYRRPVSVKESESFNRVYKELRAQGDGHLKALKSCFLAVLVSPKFLFRVEQKPKAAITMLNDYELASRLSYFLWSSMPDERLFHLAQKNDLNKVEVLRTEVKRMLESYRAKQFVKNFSGQWLQVRNLEFVDVSNRKFPAWNGGLKESMKMEVYAYFSYVLENNLPLSFFIRGYQLFINEKLAKHYGVKGKYQWNIKAVPAFAGRDSILSTASVLTVTSEASRTSPVKRGKWILEEMLGFTPPPPPPGVSALEEGDENHVGMTISQQLAKHREDPDCAVCHLRMDPLGLSFENYNPIGQWRDTYELGKAIDLGGRLPDGSQLSGLADVQNYLMNNETEFQHTVIEKLMIYALGRGLEPGDYRTLYEIHQKTLENSCRLEDVIIELVLSKVFRYKS